One part of the Dioscorea cayenensis subsp. rotundata cultivar TDr96_F1 chromosome 2, TDr96_F1_v2_PseudoChromosome.rev07_lg8_w22 25.fasta, whole genome shotgun sequence genome encodes these proteins:
- the LOC120274393 gene encoding uncharacterized protein LOC120274393 — protein MWDKSILTLDRLAARGCNRLLTTTCVLCFADEETVDHLFHACPFVIRLWNFLTSTFRLPSFPRSVQDLWERWRPKLPNSVRDVGHLISRALLWNVWLERNARIFRESFSAHSIILRKIIHMFLLWVDAVPESKKARFNEPTATAKHSLDFLIDNTRAGEDDLAK, from the coding sequence ATGTGGGATAAGAGTATTCTTACTTTAGACAGACTCGCTGCTCGTGGTTGTAATCGTCTCCTCACTACAACTTGCGTCTTGTGTTTTGCGGACGAAGAGACAGTTGATCACCTCTTCCATGCTTGTCCTTTTGTGATTCGTTTATGGAATTTTCTTACTTCTACTTTTCGGCTTCCATCGTTCCCCCGGTCAGTTCAGGACTTGTGGGAACGTTGGAGACCCAAACTCCCGAACAGTGTGAGGGATGTAGGGCATCTTATTTCTCGTGCTTTACTCTggaatgtttggttggagagaaATGCGCGAATTTTTAGAGAATCCTTTTCTGCACATTCAATCATTCTTCGcaaaattattcatatgttCTTGCTTTGGGTTGATGCAGTTCCTGAGTCTAAAAAGGCAAGATTCAACGAGCCGACTGCCACTGCTAAACACAGTTTGGATTTCTTGATTGACAACACTAGAGCTGGCGAGGATGACTTAGCTAAGTAA